The following coding sequences lie in one Caproicibacterium argilliputei genomic window:
- the gatB gene encoding Asp-tRNA(Asn)/Glu-tRNA(Gln) amidotransferase subunit GatB, producing the protein MSKYELVAGLETHVELATKTKIFCGCTTAFGGEPNTHCCPVCIGLPGSLPKLNKKVVEYAVLAGLATHCEIAEISKMDRKNYVYPDLPKAYQISQYDRPLCKGGYILLSNGRKIRITRIHIEEDAGKLVHSRGNTYVDYNRGGVPLIEIVSEPDIRSPEEAKEYVEKLQFLMRYIGVSDCKMEEGSMRCDVNVSVRPQGTEALGTRTEIKNMNSISFITKAMAYEFDRQCDLLDSGDTVTQETRRYNEADDCTESMRGKEDAQDYRYFPEPDLPTIRIPRAWVEQLRGQLPEDPDARIKRWTVKAGISETDARQLLRYRRVADYFDRAAAGLTSGKSAAACILGQIFRRMETEADKERFTVSVSPENLNALLKLLDAGKIRMNLVKSTLEKMLDTGKPYDAFLNESDLAGMDDSQLEALCKDALAQNPKAVEDYRAGKEKAVKALVGAVMKATRGRADAQKAEQLLLQLMA; encoded by the coding sequence ATGAGCAAATATGAGCTGGTCGCCGGGCTGGAAACCCACGTGGAACTGGCAACCAAAACCAAAATTTTCTGCGGCTGCACCACCGCGTTCGGCGGCGAGCCAAACACCCACTGCTGCCCGGTGTGCATCGGCCTGCCCGGCAGCCTGCCGAAGCTGAACAAAAAAGTGGTGGAGTACGCTGTTCTGGCGGGGCTTGCGACCCATTGTGAGATTGCGGAAATCAGCAAAATGGACCGAAAAAATTACGTGTACCCCGACCTGCCGAAAGCCTACCAAATTTCACAGTATGACCGTCCGCTGTGCAAGGGCGGGTACATTTTGCTTTCCAACGGACGTAAAATCCGCATCACCCGCATCCACATTGAGGAGGACGCGGGCAAGCTGGTTCATTCCCGTGGAAATACCTATGTGGATTACAACCGGGGCGGTGTTCCACTGATTGAAATTGTCAGTGAACCGGACATTCGCTCTCCGGAAGAAGCTAAGGAATACGTCGAAAAGCTGCAGTTTCTCATGCGGTACATCGGTGTATCCGACTGCAAAATGGAGGAAGGCTCCATGCGCTGCGACGTCAACGTTTCCGTGCGCCCGCAGGGAACCGAGGCGCTGGGCACCCGCACGGAAATTAAAAATATGAACAGTATCAGTTTCATCACCAAGGCGATGGCTTACGAGTTTGACCGCCAGTGCGACCTGCTGGATTCCGGCGATACGGTAACACAGGAAACCCGCCGCTACAACGAAGCGGATGACTGCACCGAAAGTATGCGCGGCAAAGAGGATGCGCAAGACTACCGTTACTTCCCGGAGCCGGATCTGCCCACCATCCGCATTCCGCGCGCATGGGTGGAACAGCTGCGCGGGCAGCTGCCGGAAGACCCGGACGCACGCATCAAACGCTGGACGGTCAAAGCGGGCATCAGTGAAACGGACGCACGACAGCTGCTGCGCTACCGCAGGGTTGCTGATTACTTTGACCGCGCCGCCGCAGGGCTGACAAGCGGCAAGTCTGCCGCCGCCTGTATTCTGGGACAAATTTTCCGCCGCATGGAAACGGAAGCGGACAAAGAGCGTTTCACCGTTTCCGTTTCTCCGGAAAACCTGAACGCCCTGTTAAAGCTTCTGGACGCTGGCAAAATCCGTATGAATCTTGTAAAATCCACACTGGAAAAAATGCTGGATACCGGCAAGCCCTATGACGCCTTCTTAAACGAAAGTGACCTTGCCGGCATGGACGACAGCCAGCTGGAGGCACTGTGCAAAGATGCGCTTGCGCAGAACCCCAAAGCCGTGGAGGACTACCGCGCAGGCAAAGAAAAGGCCGTCAAGGCACTGGTCGGTGCCGTCATGAAAGCTACCCGCGGCCGCGCGGATGCCCAGAAAGCCGAGCAGCTGCTCCTACAGCTGATGGCATAA
- a CDS encoding ABC transporter substrate-binding protein produces MKRISKLWRRILAVGTAAALLTAGTAACAPAKTASGSDTRRQLVIAEPVHLIGYLPLYVAQREGYFQEQGLDVKVIQATGGTHVTAVISGSAWGVIGGVDSNALGNKGNADPVTAVVNCVNRANVYLVAKKGLAPKSSSPADLKSFLKGKTIVAGRHGGSPNLLTRYLLLQLGLDPEKDARLLEPGDAATVVSMLQNGNGQIGNGAEPQICDGMEKGVWEEPFYKFTDLGDYSYSVFGVKKSTIQKDPQTVQKFVNAILKALKTVQNDKVLAKKDLQAEFPTLTETQLQASLDRAYEDHLWSVDGLISKKAVDNDMDVLQKTGIYTGTYSYDMLVDMQFVKAAK; encoded by the coding sequence ATGAAACGAATAAGCAAGCTTTGGCGGCGGATTCTGGCGGTCGGAACCGCCGCAGCGCTGCTGACAGCCGGAACCGCCGCCTGTGCACCTGCCAAGACCGCGTCCGGCAGCGATACGCGCAGGCAGCTGGTGATTGCGGAGCCGGTGCACCTGATTGGCTATCTGCCGCTGTACGTGGCGCAGCGCGAGGGGTACTTTCAGGAGCAGGGGCTGGATGTGAAAGTCATCCAAGCTACCGGCGGCACGCACGTGACTGCGGTTATCAGCGGCAGCGCATGGGGGGTCATCGGCGGTGTGGATTCCAATGCGCTGGGCAACAAAGGGAATGCAGACCCGGTCACCGCAGTGGTCAACTGTGTGAACCGTGCAAATGTATATTTGGTTGCGAAAAAAGGGCTGGCGCCGAAAAGCAGCAGTCCTGCCGACCTGAAAAGCTTTTTAAAGGGAAAAACCATTGTTGCGGGCCGCCACGGCGGTTCCCCGAACCTGCTGACGCGCTACCTGCTGCTGCAGCTTGGTCTTGACCCGGAAAAGGACGCGCGCCTGTTGGAGCCGGGCGATGCCGCCACCGTAGTTTCCATGCTGCAAAACGGCAACGGTCAGATTGGAAACGGCGCGGAGCCACAGATTTGTGACGGCATGGAAAAGGGCGTTTGGGAAGAACCGTTTTATAAGTTTACCGACCTCGGCGATTACTCCTATTCGGTTTTCGGGGTGAAAAAGTCGACAATTCAAAAGGATCCGCAGACCGTGCAGAAATTTGTAAACGCTATTTTAAAGGCACTGAAAACTGTACAGAACGACAAGGTACTTGCCAAAAAGGATTTGCAGGCGGAGTTTCCAACACTGACAGAAACGCAGCTGCAGGCTTCGCTGGACCGCGCCTATGAAGACCATCTGTGGAGTGTCGACGGCCTGATTTCAAAAAAAGCAGTCGATAATGATATGGATGTGCTCCAAAAAACCGGAATTTACACCGGCACATATTCCTACGATATGCTGGTGGATATGCAGTTTGTGAAAGCGGCAAAGTAG
- a CDS encoding ABC transporter permease: MTTAGERESPAAARAPAQISRARQREVPLVQVEEEALEKRRKVRVHLGRILVGIVLFAGWELAVRAGWLDAYYWSCPSAILKTTWEQLTTGTLWNDILYTSGSTILGFLTGTAVGSLLGLSFWWSKAYAGISEPYLIVFNALPKLALGPVLVILFGIGFASKVILAFLMTVITTALYAYSGVKSVDHAMETLMYSLGAKRSQVFLKVVVPWSLPWIISSLRVNIALALAGAIVGEFIASEHGVGRMVIYAGTILDINLVWVGVFVLSILSMLMYCGVVLLEKWLSRHLANIHS; this comes from the coding sequence ATGACAACTGCAGGAGAGAGAGAAAGTCCGGCGGCTGCACGTGCGCCGGCACAGATATCGCGTGCACGTCAGCGTGAGGTGCCTTTGGTGCAGGTTGAGGAGGAAGCACTGGAAAAGCGGCGCAAAGTCCGCGTGCACCTTGGGCGAATTCTGGTGGGCATTGTACTGTTTGCAGGCTGGGAGCTTGCCGTGCGTGCCGGCTGGCTGGATGCCTACTACTGGAGCTGTCCCAGTGCAATTTTGAAGACCACCTGGGAGCAGCTGACCACCGGCACGCTGTGGAACGACATTCTGTACACCTCTGGCTCCACCATCCTTGGGTTTCTGACCGGTACGGCTGTCGGTTCCCTGCTGGGGCTGTCCTTTTGGTGGTCAAAAGCCTACGCGGGCATCAGCGAACCGTATCTGATTGTTTTCAATGCGCTGCCGAAGCTGGCACTTGGACCGGTACTGGTCATTTTGTTTGGCATCGGTTTTGCCTCCAAAGTTATTCTTGCGTTTCTGATGACGGTGATTACCACCGCGCTGTATGCTTACAGTGGGGTAAAGAGTGTGGACCATGCCATGGAAACGTTGATGTACTCACTGGGTGCCAAACGCAGCCAGGTCTTTTTGAAAGTCGTGGTGCCGTGGTCGCTGCCGTGGATTATCAGCAGCCTGCGCGTCAATATTGCGCTTGCACTTGCGGGTGCCATCGTTGGGGAATTTATTGCCTCGGAACACGGCGTGGGGCGCATGGTCATTTATGCCGGAACTATTTTGGACATCAATCTGGTATGGGTGGGGGTTTTTGTGCTGTCCATCCTTTCCATGCTCATGTACTGCGGCGTTGTGCTGCTGGAAAAGTGGCTTTCACGGCATTTAGCCAACATTCATTCCTGA